The following are encoded in a window of Streptomyces sp. 11x1 genomic DNA:
- a CDS encoding YciI family protein — MEYFCYHRDRPGSLPLREELLEQHWSYMDGYEKELIARGPTFAGDGETPTGSVHIVDLPDPAAARAFAFDEPNYQAGAYRDVLLRRWRNLLGRTMWEFPGGAGGGNRYLVFGLGSGPAADVDVPSDQDDLIAYGPLLSDDGTAWLGTAVLLRAPDPDAARAVLTADRYATVEVHDWEFGGRR, encoded by the coding sequence ATGGAGTACTTCTGTTACCACCGCGACCGGCCCGGCTCCCTCCCGTTGCGCGAGGAGCTGCTGGAGCAGCACTGGTCCTACATGGACGGGTACGAGAAGGAGCTGATCGCGCGCGGCCCGACGTTCGCCGGTGACGGCGAGACTCCCACCGGCAGCGTGCACATCGTCGACCTGCCCGATCCCGCCGCCGCCCGCGCGTTCGCCTTCGACGAGCCCAACTACCAGGCGGGCGCGTACCGGGACGTGCTGCTGCGCCGGTGGCGGAACCTGCTGGGGCGCACCATGTGGGAGTTTCCGGGTGGCGCCGGCGGCGGCAACCGGTACCTGGTGTTCGGCCTCGGCTCGGGGCCGGCCGCCGACGTCGACGTACCGTCCGACCAGGACGATCTGATCGCGTACGGGCCGCTGCTGTCCGACGACGGCACCGCGTGGCTGGGGACCGCGGTGCTGCTCAGAGCCCCGGACCCGGATGCGGCACGCGCCGTCCTGACCGCGGACCGGTACGCCACCGTCGAGGTCCACGACTGGGAGTTCGGCGGCCGGCGCTGA
- a CDS encoding glycosyltransferase family 2 protein: MQPTIACVVPCHNEEAAVDKVVRDLRMALPEADIYVYDNASTDRTVEVARAAGAIVRQEPRKGKGNVIRRAFADVDADALLLIDGDDTYDASRARDLVDLLFEGPYDQVVGARRETVSEAYRVGHATGNRLLTGAVRSLFGNDVTDMLSGYRVFSRRFVKSFPALARQFETETEMTIHALHLRLPTAEVEVDYRVRPAGSESKLRTFRDGWRILRVILDLARRERPSLVHTVVAGILAFVSVVLGIPVIAEFIRTGTVPRIPTAILAAAIMTIAVLVLLVGYILESLMHMRQEHSRLVHLAYAAPGRRPRYTGHRPGTGPVPARNASGSR, from the coding sequence GTGCAACCGACGATCGCGTGTGTCGTGCCGTGTCACAACGAGGAGGCCGCCGTCGACAAGGTGGTGCGCGACCTGAGGATGGCGCTCCCCGAGGCGGACATCTATGTGTACGACAACGCCTCCACCGACCGCACGGTGGAGGTCGCCCGGGCAGCGGGCGCGATCGTCCGTCAGGAACCGCGCAAGGGAAAGGGCAACGTCATCCGACGGGCCTTCGCCGATGTCGACGCCGACGCCCTGCTGCTCATCGACGGCGACGACACCTACGACGCGTCCCGGGCACGCGACCTGGTCGACCTGCTCTTCGAGGGGCCGTACGACCAGGTGGTCGGCGCCCGCCGGGAGACCGTCAGCGAGGCCTACCGGGTGGGGCACGCGACCGGCAACAGGCTGCTCACCGGCGCGGTGCGGTCCCTGTTCGGCAACGACGTGACCGACATGCTGAGCGGCTACCGCGTCTTCTCACGCCGCTTCGTCAAGTCCTTCCCGGCGCTGGCCCGCCAGTTCGAGACCGAGACCGAGATGACCATCCACGCGCTCCACCTCCGGCTGCCCACGGCCGAGGTGGAGGTGGACTACCGGGTCAGACCCGCCGGGAGCGAGAGCAAACTGCGCACCTTCCGGGACGGCTGGCGCATCCTGCGGGTCATCCTCGATCTCGCCCGGCGCGAGCGGCCCTCGCTCGTCCACACCGTGGTCGCGGGAATCCTGGCCTTCGTCTCGGTCGTCCTCGGCATCCCCGTCATCGCCGAGTTCATCCGCACGGGCACCGTGCCGCGCATCCCCACGGCGATCCTCGCCGCCGCGATCATGACGATCGCCGTGCTCGTCCTGCTCGTCGGCTACATCCTGGAGTCCTTGATGCACATGCGTCAGGAACACTCCCGTCTCGTGCACCTGGCCTACGCGGCGCCGGGCCGCCGACCGCGCTACACGGGGCACCGGCCCGGCACCGGCCCTGTGCCCGCCAGGAACGCCTCGGGCAGCCGTTGA
- a CDS encoding GtrA family protein, with protein MLVLVSMALRVRDAVRGVWREAAKFGAVGALAFVVDNGGYNLLVFGFPGGAEGGVMRADPVPASVVATSAAALFSWAGNRYWTYRHRHRENMTQELALFLFVNAVGVAITAGTVFASRHVLGLESMASDNAARVFGWVLATLFRFVTYRRYVFVAP; from the coding sequence GTGCTGGTCCTCGTATCCATGGCGCTGCGTGTGCGTGACGCCGTCCGGGGCGTCTGGCGCGAGGCCGCCAAGTTCGGGGCCGTCGGGGCGCTGGCCTTCGTGGTGGACAACGGCGGCTACAACCTGCTGGTGTTCGGCTTTCCCGGCGGCGCGGAGGGCGGGGTGATGCGAGCCGACCCCGTGCCGGCCTCCGTCGTCGCGACGTCCGCCGCGGCGCTCTTCAGCTGGGCGGGGAACCGCTACTGGACCTACCGCCACCGGCATCGCGAGAACATGACGCAGGAACTGGCCCTGTTCCTGTTCGTGAACGCGGTCGGTGTCGCCATCACCGCGGGCACGGTCTTCGCCTCACGGCATGTGCTCGGACTGGAATCGATGGCGAGCGACAACGCCGCCCGCGTCTTCGGCTGGGTCCTCGCGACCTTGTTCCGCTTCGTCACCTACCGGCGCTACGTCTTCGTCGCACCGTGA
- a CDS encoding OFA family MFS transporter, translating into MSPPVAPPGWSRWLVPPAALSVHLSIGQAYAWSVFKPPLEAALGLSGTQSALPFQLGIVMLGLSAAFGGTLVERNGPRWAMTVALICFSSGFLLASLGAATEQYWLIVFGYGFVGGIGLGIGYISPVSTLIKWFPDRPGMATGIAIMGFGGGALIASPWSAQMLESFGSDSSGIALAFLVHGLSYAVFMLLGVLLVRVPRTEKPVDSGPSVLAGPQVSAHNAIRTPQFWCLWVILCMKVSAGIGILEKAAPMITDFFADSSTPVTVTAAAGFVALLSAANMTGRIVWSSTSDLIGRKNIYRVYLGVGAMMYLLIAQFGDSSKPLFIVCALVILSFYGGGFATIPAYLKDLFGTYQVGAIHGRLLTAWSTAGVLGPLIVNWIADRQEEAGKSGSDLYGTSFFIMIGLLVVGFVANELVRPVHPRFHIPAPREAADVVQRQQSEPA; encoded by the coding sequence ATGAGTCCCCCCGTCGCGCCTCCGGGCTGGAGCCGCTGGCTCGTCCCCCCGGCCGCGCTCTCCGTACATCTCTCCATCGGACAGGCCTACGCCTGGAGCGTCTTCAAGCCGCCGCTCGAAGCCGCGCTCGGCCTCAGCGGCACCCAGAGCGCCCTGCCCTTCCAGCTGGGCATCGTCATGCTGGGCCTGTCCGCCGCGTTCGGCGGCACCCTCGTCGAGCGCAACGGGCCGCGCTGGGCGATGACCGTCGCGCTCATCTGCTTCTCCTCCGGCTTCCTGCTCGCCTCCCTCGGCGCGGCCACCGAGCAGTACTGGCTGATCGTCTTCGGCTACGGCTTCGTCGGCGGCATCGGTCTCGGCATCGGCTACATCTCGCCCGTCTCGACCCTGATCAAATGGTTCCCGGACCGGCCCGGCATGGCCACCGGCATCGCGATCATGGGCTTCGGCGGCGGCGCGCTGATCGCCTCGCCCTGGTCCGCCCAGATGCTGGAGTCCTTCGGCTCCGACTCCTCCGGCATCGCCCTCGCCTTCCTGGTGCACGGACTGTCGTACGCCGTGTTCATGCTGCTCGGCGTCCTGCTGGTTCGGGTGCCGCGCACCGAGAAACCGGTCGACAGCGGACCGAGCGTCCTCGCGGGCCCGCAGGTCTCGGCCCACAACGCCATCCGCACCCCGCAGTTCTGGTGCCTGTGGGTCATCCTGTGCATGAAAGTGTCCGCGGGCATCGGCATCCTGGAGAAGGCCGCCCCGATGATCACGGACTTCTTCGCGGACTCCTCCACCCCGGTCACCGTCACCGCGGCCGCCGGTTTCGTCGCGCTGCTCTCCGCGGCCAACATGACGGGCCGTATCGTCTGGTCCTCGACGTCCGACCTCATCGGGCGCAAGAACATCTACCGCGTCTACCTGGGCGTCGGCGCGATGATGTACCTGCTGATCGCGCAGTTCGGCGACTCCTCCAAGCCGCTGTTCATCGTCTGCGCCCTGGTCATCCTGTCCTTCTACGGCGGAGGCTTCGCCACGATCCCCGCCTATCTGAAGGACCTCTTCGGCACCTACCAGGTCGGCGCCATCCACGGCCGGCTGCTCACCGCCTGGTCCACGGCCGGTGTCCTCGGACCGCTGATCGTCAACTGGATCGCCGACCGGCAGGAGGAGGCGGGCAAGTCCGGCTCCGACCTCTACGGCACGTCCTTCTTCATCATGATCGGGCTGCTCGTCGTCGGCTTCGTCGCCAACGAGCTGGTCCGGCCCGTCCACCCCCGCTTCCACATCCCCGCCCCGAGGGAGGCCGCCGATGTCGTCCAGCGACAGCAGTCCGAACCCGCCTGA
- a CDS encoding 2-dehydropantoate 2-reductase yields the protein MKVAVLGAGAIGAYVGAALHRAGADTHLVARGPHLAAMRRDGVRVLSSRGDFTARAHATDDPAEIGPVDFVFLGLKANSYAACGPLIEPLLHSTTAVVAAQNGIPWWYFHRYGGQHDGHRVESVDPGGAVSAVLAPERAVGCVVYAATELEGPGIVRHLEGTRFSIGEPDRTVSARCRAFSEAMVAGGLKCPVEPDIRGDIWIKLLGNISFNPISALARATMRQMCLHGGTRKVIETMMAETLAVAEALGCEVGVSIERRMAGAERVGDHRTSTLQDLERGKPLELDALLAAVVELADITGVEVPTLRTVHAISDLLALRSAA from the coding sequence ATGAAAGTCGCAGTTCTCGGCGCCGGTGCGATCGGCGCCTATGTCGGCGCCGCTCTCCACCGCGCCGGCGCGGACACGCATCTCGTGGCCCGTGGACCGCATCTGGCGGCCATGAGGCGGGACGGGGTGCGTGTGCTCAGCTCGCGCGGGGACTTCACCGCCCGCGCCCACGCCACCGACGACCCGGCCGAGATCGGCCCGGTCGACTTCGTGTTCCTGGGCCTCAAGGCCAACTCGTACGCGGCGTGCGGGCCGCTGATCGAGCCTCTGCTGCACAGCACCACGGCGGTCGTCGCCGCCCAGAACGGCATCCCCTGGTGGTACTTCCACCGGTACGGCGGCCAGCACGACGGCCACCGCGTCGAGAGCGTGGACCCGGGCGGCGCGGTCAGTGCGGTGCTCGCGCCCGAACGGGCCGTCGGCTGTGTCGTCTACGCGGCCACCGAGCTCGAAGGGCCGGGCATCGTACGGCACCTGGAAGGCACCCGGTTCTCCATCGGGGAGCCCGACCGTACGGTCTCGGCGCGCTGTCGGGCGTTCAGCGAGGCCATGGTGGCGGGCGGTCTGAAGTGTCCGGTGGAGCCCGACATCCGGGGCGACATCTGGATCAAGCTGCTCGGCAACATCTCGTTCAACCCGATCAGTGCCCTGGCCCGCGCGACCATGCGGCAGATGTGTCTGCACGGCGGCACCCGCAAGGTCATCGAGACGATGATGGCCGAGACGCTGGCCGTCGCCGAGGCCCTGGGCTGCGAGGTCGGGGTCTCCATCGAACGGCGGATGGCCGGCGCGGAACGCGTCGGCGACCACCGCACCTCCACGCTCCAGGACCTGGAGCGCGGCAAACCGCTGGAACTCGACGCCCTGCTGGCCGCCGTCGTCGAACTGGCGGACATCACCGGCGTCGAGGTGCCCACACTCCGCACCGTCCACGCCATCTCGGACCTGCTCGCGCTGAGGAGCGCCGCGTGA
- a CDS encoding molybdopterin-dependent oxidoreductase, which yields MKNRQKQQKWQNRQPKSYTRLTRPLVRDSRDEPFRQASWEEALDRAARGIERNRGAFGMFSCARATNEMNYVAQKFARVVMGTNNVDSCNRTCHAPSVAGLSAAFGSGGGTSSYEEIEHTDVIVMWGSNARFAHPIFFQHVLKGIRNGARMYAVDPRRTSTAEWAESWLGLNVGTDIPMAHAIGREIIHAGLVNEAFVERATTGFEEYRALVEPWTLSLAEKVTGVPAAAIRELAHAYARAERAQLCWTLGITEHHNGTDNVRALINLSLLTGHVGRYASGLQPLRGQNNVQGGGDMGAIPNRLPGFQDIHDPESRLKFESAWDTVIQPHYGLNLTEMFEAMEEGSLKAVYCIGENPAQSEADSEQAVRRMRELDFLVVQDIFLTKTAELADVVLPATAGWAETDGTTTNSERRVQRVRRAVTPPGEAREDIDIICDLASRLGHDWKYADAEAVWNELRSVSPAHYGMTYERLAEHQGIQWPCPDTDRLEPTYLHGRLWDPDPERRGRLAPFGIVRHDPPVDLTDEQFPIRLTTGRRLDSYNTGVQSGGYASPLRRGEYIELCPEDAERYGVTVGEEVQVSSRRGSVTAPVWIDLGLRPGLAFMTMHFPDEVDTNQLTIEANCPIAGTAEFKASAIRIEKLPVATIVR from the coding sequence GTGAAGAACCGGCAGAAACAGCAGAAATGGCAGAACCGGCAACCGAAGAGCTACACCAGGCTCACCCGTCCCCTCGTCCGCGACTCCCGCGACGAGCCCTTCCGGCAGGCGAGTTGGGAGGAGGCGCTGGACCGGGCCGCCCGTGGCATCGAGCGCAACCGCGGCGCGTTCGGCATGTTCTCCTGCGCCCGCGCCACCAACGAGATGAACTACGTGGCGCAGAAGTTCGCCCGCGTGGTCATGGGCACCAACAACGTCGACTCCTGCAACCGCACCTGTCACGCACCGAGCGTGGCCGGCCTGTCCGCCGCCTTCGGCTCCGGCGGCGGCACCTCGTCCTACGAGGAGATCGAGCACACCGACGTCATCGTGATGTGGGGGTCCAACGCCCGCTTCGCGCACCCGATCTTCTTCCAGCACGTGCTGAAGGGGATACGCAACGGCGCCCGGATGTACGCGGTCGACCCCCGCCGGACGTCCACCGCCGAATGGGCGGAGAGCTGGCTGGGGCTGAACGTGGGCACCGACATCCCGATGGCGCACGCGATCGGCCGCGAGATCATCCACGCGGGCCTCGTCAACGAGGCGTTCGTCGAGCGGGCGACCACCGGCTTCGAGGAGTACCGGGCGCTCGTCGAGCCCTGGACGCTCTCGCTCGCGGAGAAGGTCACGGGCGTACCGGCCGCCGCCATCCGGGAGTTGGCGCACGCATACGCCCGCGCCGAGCGCGCCCAGCTGTGCTGGACCCTCGGCATCACCGAGCACCACAACGGCACGGACAACGTCCGCGCGCTGATCAACCTCTCACTGCTGACCGGTCACGTGGGCCGCTACGCCTCCGGGTTGCAGCCCCTGCGCGGCCAGAACAACGTGCAGGGCGGCGGCGACATGGGCGCCATTCCCAACCGGCTGCCCGGCTTCCAGGACATCCACGACCCCGAGTCCCGGCTGAAGTTCGAGTCGGCGTGGGACACCGTCATCCAGCCGCACTACGGGCTGAACCTGACGGAGATGTTCGAGGCCATGGAGGAGGGGTCGCTGAAGGCCGTGTACTGCATCGGGGAGAACCCGGCGCAGTCCGAGGCCGACAGCGAGCAGGCCGTGCGGCGCATGCGGGAGCTGGACTTCCTCGTCGTCCAGGACATCTTTCTCACGAAGACAGCCGAGCTGGCCGATGTCGTGCTGCCCGCGACCGCAGGGTGGGCGGAGACGGACGGCACGACCACCAACAGCGAACGGCGGGTCCAGCGGGTGCGCCGGGCGGTCACCCCGCCCGGGGAGGCCCGCGAGGACATCGACATCATCTGCGACCTCGCCTCCCGGCTCGGGCACGACTGGAAGTACGCCGACGCCGAGGCCGTCTGGAACGAGTTGCGGTCGGTGTCGCCGGCCCACTACGGCATGACGTACGAGCGGCTGGCGGAGCACCAGGGCATCCAGTGGCCCTGCCCGGACACCGACCGGCTCGAACCCACCTATCTGCACGGCCGGTTGTGGGATCCGGACCCGGAGCGACGGGGCAGGCTCGCGCCCTTCGGGATCGTCCGGCACGACCCCCCGGTGGATCTGACGGACGAGCAGTTCCCCATCCGGCTGACCACCGGCCGGCGCCTCGACTCCTACAACACCGGTGTACAGAGCGGCGGTTACGCCTCACCGCTGCGGCGCGGGGAGTACATCGAGCTGTGCCCGGAGGACGCCGAGCGCTACGGGGTCACGGTCGGCGAGGAGGTCCAGGTCTCCTCGCGGCGCGGGTCGGTGACGGCACCGGTGTGGATCGACCTCGGGCTGCGGCCGGGCCTGGCCTTCATGACCATGCACTTTCCCGACGAGGTGGACACCAACCAGCTGACGATCGAGGCCAACTGCCCGATCGCGGGGACGGCGGAGTTCAAGGCGTCGGCGATCCGGATCGAGAAGCTGCCCGTCGCGACCATCGTGAGGTGA
- a CDS encoding NADH-ubiquinone oxidoreductase-F iron-sulfur binding region domain-containing protein, translating to MDLHFGDSKPTDEEKAAVDALLGPPESSWEGAARDEMTAADLRWARGGREARERRDLLLPGLHAINDRIGWISEGALDYLCRRLTVPPAEAYGVATFYAMFSVEPRPATVLHLCTDLACAAAGAADLCAGVEARLGLGSGVSVRRSPCLGLCERAPAALAIKAGDPVRTAVSAPATVERAVLAASAPDSAEEEPPAAMAVPQAGDPSLTLLGRVGVVDPSSLDDYRAHGGYTALRRAFELGPAGVIREVTDSGLVGRGGAAFPTGRKWQATAAQPDRPHHLVCNADESEPGTFKDRVLIEGDPFSLVEAMTIAGYATGAHRGHLYLRGEYPRALRLLENALAQCRARGLLGDDVLGQGYAFDIEIRRGAGAYICGEETALFNSIEGYRGEPRSKPPFPVEKGLFGKPTVENNVETLVNVLPVLTMGAPAYAAIGTDRSTGPKLFCVSGSVERPGIYELPFGATLGELLALSGVRDGLRAVLLGGAAGGFVRPDELDIPLTFEGTREAGTTLGSGVVMAFDDTVPLPRLLLRIAEFFRDESCGQCVPCRVGTVRQEEALHRIAERTGAAAAGDIALLREVGRAMRDASICGLGQTAWNAVESAIDRLGAYE from the coding sequence GTGGACCTGCACTTCGGTGACAGCAAACCGACGGACGAGGAGAAGGCGGCGGTCGACGCGCTGCTCGGGCCGCCGGAGTCCTCCTGGGAGGGCGCGGCCCGCGACGAGATGACGGCCGCCGATCTGCGGTGGGCACGGGGCGGCCGGGAAGCCCGGGAACGCCGTGACCTGCTGTTGCCGGGGCTGCACGCGATCAACGACCGGATCGGCTGGATCAGCGAGGGCGCGCTGGACTACCTCTGCCGACGGCTGACCGTGCCGCCGGCGGAGGCGTACGGCGTGGCCACCTTCTACGCCATGTTCTCGGTCGAGCCGCGACCCGCGACCGTGCTGCACCTGTGCACGGACCTGGCGTGCGCGGCGGCCGGGGCCGCCGACCTGTGCGCCGGGGTCGAGGCCCGCCTGGGCCTCGGCAGCGGGGTGAGCGTGCGGCGCAGCCCGTGCCTGGGACTGTGCGAGCGGGCACCCGCCGCGCTCGCGATCAAGGCCGGGGACCCGGTGCGTACGGCGGTGTCGGCGCCCGCGACCGTCGAGCGGGCCGTCCTCGCGGCGAGCGCGCCCGACTCGGCCGAGGAGGAACCGCCGGCGGCCATGGCGGTCCCCCAGGCCGGGGACCCGTCGCTGACGCTGCTGGGCCGCGTCGGGGTCGTCGATCCGTCCTCGCTCGACGACTACCGGGCGCACGGCGGTTACACGGCCCTGCGGCGGGCCTTCGAACTCGGGCCCGCCGGAGTCATCCGCGAGGTCACCGACTCGGGCCTGGTCGGGCGGGGCGGCGCCGCCTTCCCCACCGGCCGCAAGTGGCAGGCCACGGCGGCGCAGCCCGACCGTCCGCACCACCTCGTCTGCAACGCGGACGAATCCGAGCCGGGCACCTTCAAGGACCGCGTGCTCATCGAAGGCGACCCGTTCTCCCTGGTCGAGGCGATGACGATCGCGGGGTACGCGACCGGCGCGCACCGGGGCCACCTGTATCTGCGCGGCGAGTACCCGCGGGCGCTGCGCCTGCTGGAGAACGCCCTCGCACAGTGCCGGGCCCGGGGCCTGCTGGGCGACGACGTCCTCGGGCAGGGATACGCCTTCGACATCGAGATCCGCCGGGGCGCCGGGGCCTACATCTGCGGCGAGGAGACGGCCCTGTTCAACAGCATCGAGGGGTACCGGGGCGAGCCTCGTTCCAAGCCGCCGTTCCCGGTGGAGAAGGGCCTGTTCGGCAAGCCGACGGTGGAGAACAACGTCGAGACGCTCGTCAACGTCCTGCCGGTCCTCACCATGGGCGCCCCGGCGTACGCGGCGATCGGCACCGACCGCTCCACCGGGCCGAAGCTGTTCTGTGTCTCGGGCAGTGTCGAGCGGCCCGGCATCTACGAGCTGCCCTTCGGGGCCACGCTGGGAGAGCTGCTCGCACTCTCCGGCGTACGCGACGGCCTGCGCGCCGTCCTCCTCGGCGGCGCGGCCGGTGGTTTCGTCCGCCCCGACGAGCTGGACATCCCGCTCACCTTCGAGGGGACACGGGAGGCGGGCACGACGCTCGGCTCGGGGGTGGTGATGGCCTTCGACGACACGGTCCCGCTGCCCCGGCTGCTGCTGCGGATCGCCGAGTTCTTCCGGGACGAGTCCTGCGGGCAGTGCGTGCCGTGCCGGGTGGGGACCGTACGGCAGGAGGAGGCGCTGCACCGGATCGCCGAGCGGACCGGGGCGGCCGCGGCCGGTGACATCGCCCTGCTCAGGGAGGTCGGCCGCGCCATGCGGGACGCCTCCATCTGCGGTCTCGGACAGACCGCGTGGAACGCCGTGGAATCCGCCATCGACCGTCTGGGGGCGTACGAATGA
- a CDS encoding 2Fe-2S iron-sulfur cluster-binding protein — protein MTVIPLGVPRRLLEFTLDGEPVRAPEGSTILDACRAAGKDVPTLCEGDTLTPKNACRVCVVEVEGARTLVPACSRKAEPGMEVRTDTERARHSRKIVLELLASSVDLSTTPKVAGWLKEYEAKPDRFGPDAARLNEEPKVDNELYVRDYDKCILCYKCVDACGDQWQNTFAISVAGRGFDARIAVEHDAPLTDSACVYCGNCIEVCPTGALSFKSEFDMRAAGTWDESAQTETTTVCAYCGVGCNLTLHVQDNEIVKVTSPHDNPVTHGNLCIKGRFGYQHVQNRD, from the coding sequence ATGACCGTGATCCCGCTGGGAGTGCCGCGTCGCCTCCTGGAGTTCACCCTCGACGGGGAGCCGGTGCGTGCCCCCGAGGGCTCCACGATCCTGGACGCCTGCCGGGCCGCCGGCAAGGACGTGCCGACCCTCTGCGAGGGCGACACCCTCACCCCGAAGAACGCCTGCCGGGTCTGTGTCGTCGAGGTCGAGGGCGCCCGGACCCTGGTCCCGGCCTGCTCCCGCAAGGCCGAGCCAGGCATGGAGGTGCGGACGGACACCGAGCGCGCCCGGCACAGCCGCAAGATCGTGCTGGAACTCCTCGCGTCGTCGGTCGATCTCTCGACGACCCCGAAGGTCGCGGGATGGCTCAAGGAGTACGAGGCGAAACCGGACCGCTTCGGCCCGGACGCGGCCCGACTGAACGAGGAGCCCAAGGTCGACAACGAGCTGTACGTCCGGGACTACGACAAATGCATCCTGTGTTACAAGTGCGTGGACGCCTGTGGGGACCAGTGGCAGAACACGTTCGCGATCTCCGTCGCGGGCCGGGGCTTCGACGCCCGGATCGCCGTGGAGCACGACGCCCCGCTCACCGACTCGGCCTGCGTGTACTGCGGCAACTGCATCGAGGTCTGCCCGACGGGCGCGCTGTCCTTCAAGTCGGAGTTCGACATGCGGGCGGCGGGCACCTGGGACGAGTCGGCGCAGACGGAGACCACCACGGTGTGCGCGTACTGCGGTGTGGGCTGCAACCTCACACTCCATGTGCAGGACAATGAGATCGTGAAGGTCACCTCGCCGCACGACAACCCGGTGACCCACGGCAACCTCTGCATCAAGGGCCGTTTCGGCTACCAGCACGTACAGAACCGGGACTGA
- the fdhD gene encoding formate dehydrogenase accessory sulfurtransferase FdhD: protein MGRVTERRKVIRIRDGAVSTRPDTLVAEEPMEIRLNGKPLAITMRTPGDDFALAAGFLVSEGVLAQRSDLQNIVYCAGATADGSNTYNVVDVKTAPGVTVPDITLERNVYTTSSCGLCGKASLDAVRTTARWAVDDTHGGDAPPVRLDPELLAGLPDRLRAAQRVFDRTGGLHAAALFSEDGELLDVREDVGRHNAVDKLVGRALQSGSLPLSRAVLLVSGRASFELAQKAVMAGIPVLAAVSAPSSLAVDLAAETGLTLVGFLRGASMNVYAGEHRIALRAAAAKG from the coding sequence ATGGGACGAGTCACGGAACGACGCAAGGTGATCCGCATCCGGGACGGCGCGGTCTCCACCCGCCCGGACACGCTCGTCGCCGAGGAACCGATGGAGATCCGGCTGAACGGCAAGCCGCTCGCGATCACCATGCGCACCCCGGGCGACGACTTCGCCCTGGCGGCGGGGTTCCTGGTCAGCGAAGGGGTGCTCGCCCAGCGGTCGGACCTGCAGAACATCGTCTACTGCGCGGGAGCCACGGCGGACGGCTCGAACACCTACAACGTGGTGGACGTGAAGACCGCGCCCGGGGTCACCGTCCCGGACATCACCCTCGAACGCAACGTCTACACGACCTCGTCCTGCGGGCTGTGCGGGAAGGCGTCGCTGGACGCCGTACGGACGACCGCCCGGTGGGCCGTCGACGACACGCACGGCGGTGACGCTCCCCCGGTCCGGCTCGACCCCGAACTCCTCGCGGGCCTCCCCGACCGGCTCCGCGCGGCCCAGCGGGTCTTCGACCGGACCGGGGGTCTGCACGCGGCGGCCCTGTTCAGCGAGGACGGCGAGCTGCTCGACGTACGGGAGGACGTCGGGCGGCACAACGCCGTGGACAAGCTGGTGGGGCGGGCGCTGCAGAGCGGGTCGCTGCCGCTGTCGAGGGCCGTGCTGCTGGTGTCGGGGCGAGCCTCGTTCGAGCTGGCGCAGAAGGCGGTGATGGCGGGGATCCCGGTGCTGGCCGCGGTGTCGGCACCGTCGTCCCTCGCGGTGGACCTGGCGGCGGAGACCGGGCTGACGCTGGTGGGCTTCCTGCGGGGTGCCTCCATGAACGTGTACGCGGGCGAGCACCGGATCGCTCTGCGGGCCGCGGCCGCGAAAGGGTGA